One genomic window of Augochlora pura isolate Apur16 chromosome 5, APUR_v2.2.1, whole genome shotgun sequence includes the following:
- the LOC144470350 gene encoding calmodulin-lysine N-methyltransferase has product MGDERFAEKETRKRNTAQSRWRILAKTLIGPRGNERFAEPENELNDVSVRRFTSFGLLKTVRLENAGTMEDPGSRWYEYYGVLENRKFTVQIRWLKKSFTANELIGFNNTGNVCVWPSEECLAYYLLKNREICRNKRVLELGGGMSCLAGVIAAKYCSPSGVALTDGNATSVENVRCIVARNEMADLVECCVVRWSKAARAIRSARSAISFPYGNPVGLRIKSWTAGDNDVPIAPEKSYDVILCADCLFFDEVRSDLVETIYGWLANDGLALVMAPRRGQTFDRFADAATKRGFTARRIDRYDPKIWSRHLELLDQSQEYCPDLHYPILLELTKQKRMPSG; this is encoded by the exons ATGGGGGATGAACGATTCGCGGAGAAGGAGACAAGAAAGAGGAACACCGCGCAAAGCCGATGGCGCATTCTCGCGAAGACGTTGATCGGTCCGCGGGGGAACGAGAGGTTCGCGGAACCGGAGAACGAGTTGAACGACGTGTCGGTTCGCCGTTTCACCAGCTTCGGTCTGCTGAAGACCGTCCGGCTGGAGAACGCCGGGACGATGGAGGACCCGGGTTCGAGATGGTACGAGTACTATGGCGTTTTGGAGAACCGGAAGTTCACCGTGCAGATCCGATGGCTGAAGAAGAGTTTCACGGCGAACGAGCTGATCGGCTTCAACAACACCGGGAACGTATGCGTGTGGCCTTCGGAGGAGTGCTTGGCTTACTATCTGCTGAAGAATCGCGAGATCTGCCGGAACAAAAGGGTTCTCGAGCTCGGGGGTGGCATGAGCTGTCTGGCGGGCGTGATCGCGGCCAAGTACTGCAGTCCGAGCGGCGTCGCGCTCACCGATGGGAACGCGACCAGCGTGGAGAACGTCCGGTGCATCGTCGCCAGGAACGAGATGGCCGATCTCGTCGAGTGCTGCGTCGTTCGATGGTCCAAAGCGGCCAGGGCGATCAGGTCAGCGAGATCGGCCATATCGTTTCCGTACGGCAACCCCGTCGGCCTCCGAATCAAG AGCTGGACGGCCGGAGACAACGACGTGCCGATCGCCCCGGAAAAATCGTACGACGTGATCCTCTGCGCGGACTGTCTCTTCTTCGACGAGGTACGCTCCGATCTGGTGGAAACCATCTACGGCTGGCTGGCGAACGACGGCCTGGCCCTGGTGATGGCGCCGCGACGGGGCCAGACCTTTGATAGGTTCGCGGACGCGGCCACAAAACGGGGCTTCACGGCCAGACGGATTGATCGTTACGACCCGAAGATTTGGTCGAGACATCTAGAGCTGTTGGACCAAAGCCAGGAGTATTGTCCGGACCTCCATTATCCGATCCTTTTGGAACTGACCAAGCAGAAGAGGATGCCGTCCGGATGA
- the LOC144470347 gene encoding facilitated trehalose transporter Tret1 — MAQTRNNIEPGKLRQLFVAVMVNVATLTYGISVGWQSPMMPVLQSEHPPVGEEPMTNETASWLTAIMCVAAIFTTLTVGKITEKYGCKVTGCLAMVPCLVSWLVIEFATQHWHLLLARFFAGVSGAMTLFLIPRYVSEMCCDAIRGMLGSLLSLILNSGILFTYIFGGMLSFHVFSIVAFVLPLVAFVIFLLVPESPMYLVRRRRLLQAARSVRWFRAGHEPTVQREMLRLQAEAKELASQKPIRLSDLFRDKATIKGLVISMGLFGGQQLCGIFAMISYTETIFGISGSSLTPNASAIIVGVIQVIGSLLSTSLMERLGRRPLLLISSGGMCICHYILGLFCYAQMLQYDVNSVNWIPIVALSVYVIAYNLGFGPGPYVVSAEVLSRDVYAPIMTVGLVTVWSTGFLVLKSFPSIVDLLGMYGCFFLLGTICIFLFAFIFFLIPETKGLPIRMILDKLNGRTSHEFDERGHVSSKVSVQKDMPMSEQV, encoded by the exons ATGGCACAGACAAGAAACAATATCGAGCCGGGGAAGCTGCGACAGCTTTTCGTAGCGGTCATGG TGAACGTTGCAACGCTGACGTACGGAATATCAGTTGGCTGGCAGTCCCCGATGATGCCGGTGTTGCAAAGCGAGCATCCACCGGTAGGCGAAGAACCGATGACGAACGAAACCGCATCCTGGTTGACGGCGATCATGTGCGTGGCGGCTATATTCACCACCTTAACGGTTGGCAAGATAACGGAGAAGTACGGCTGCAAAGTTACAGGGTGTTTGGCCATGGTACCCTGTCTCGTGTCCTGGTTGGTCATAGAGTTCGCCACCCAGCACTGGCACCTCTTGCTGGCCCGGTTCTTCGCGGGTGTGAGCGGCGCGATGACCTTGTTCCTGATACCGCGCTACGTTTCCGAGATGTGCTGCGACGCGATACGCGGAATGTTGGGCAGCCTGTTGTCGTTGATCTTGAACAGCGGCATCCTCTTCACCTACATCTTCGGCGGGATGCTGTCGTTCCACGTGTTCTCCATCGTCGCGTTCGTTCTACCACTCGTAGCGTTCGTGATTTTCCTGTTGGTGCCGGAATCGCCAATGTATCTCGTACGGCGCCGTCGGCTTTTGCAAGCTGCGAG ATCGGTGAGATGGTTCAGGGCAGGCCACGAGCCAACGGTGCAACGGGAGATGCTGCGGCTGCAGGCGGAAGCGAAGGAGCTCGCCTCGCAGAAGCCGATACGGTTGTCGGACCTGTTCCGAGACAAAGCGACGATCAAGGGGTTGGTGATCTCGATGGGTCTGTTCGGAGGTCAACAGCTTTGTGGAATATTTGCCATG ATAAGTTATACGGAAACGATATTCGGAATATCTGGAAGCTCGTTAACGCCAAATGCATCGGCGATCATCGTCGGCGTCATACAAGTAATTGGCTCACTGTTGTCTACTTCGCTAATGGAAAGACTTGGCAGAAGACCGTTGTTGCTGATATCGAGTGGAGGAATGTGCATCTGTCACTACATACTCGGACTGTTTTGCTACGCGCAGATGCTACAGTACGACGTCAACTCTGTCAACTGGATCCCAATTGTAGCCCTGTCCGTCTACGTGATTGCATACAATTTGGGTTTTGGCCCGGGCCCATACGTTGTTTCCGCCGAGGTTCTCAGTCGTGATGTGTACGCTCCGATCATGACGGTGGGTCTGGTCACCGTCTGGTCTACCGGGTTCCTCGTGCTCAAATCATTCCCGAGCATAGTTGATCTGCTAGGCATGTACGGATGCTTCTTCCTGCTGGGCACCATATGCATATTTCTGTtcgcatttattttctttttgatcCCGGAAACGAAGGGACTGCCGATTCGCATGATCTTGGACAAGCTCAACGGACGAACGTCTCACGAGTTCGACGAAAGGGGACATGTCTCCTCCAAAGTGAGTGTTCAGAAGGATATGCCGATGTCAGAACAGGTGTGA
- the LOC144470349 gene encoding uncharacterized protein LOC144470349 isoform X2, with amino-acid sequence MAAYLKDVENNTRDMTADRIIEEKRNRVNVPSRNRATTTPGTASGVKDKTQQFLHEIDPCDPTLSRTSRQYQHQPRVPPKPENKNQGKGKANKGKGKGKKAQEEDRSAKPVRKLWYEARSPEGYTYYWHVETNETAWDPPEEGYMTFAEQEEEAREQALQEELLEQLKQEEEIANKEINEEKRANAERERSRQLRKSRSESNRLDETTDAVKTTGDGEEEAQEEKQEEEQRPYRRDYSGSYQKSHPYGAWQTVRIVETKPVDLQLPQLPQKTTAPVPAFDKAEPPPLQRTFKEKTITRVETGDSDGDLEPTSFKKRKIGNKNVRKRLNDD; translated from the exons ATGGCCGCATATCTGAAGGACGTCGAGAACAACACCAGAGACATGACCGCCGACAGAATCATCGAAGAGAAGAGGAACAGAGTGAAC GTACCGAGTAGAAATCGTGCGACGACGACCCCGGGAACGGCGTCCGGTGTCAAAGACAAAACTCAACAG TTCCTTCACGAGATCGATCCGTGCGACCCGACACTGTCGCGAACCAGTAGGCAGTACCAACATCAGCCCAGAGTTCCGCCGAAACCCGAGAACAAGAATCAAGGGAAGGGCAAGGCTAACAAGGGAAAGGGCAAGGGAAAGAAAGCTCAAGAAGAGGATCGTTCGGCGAAACCGGTGCGCAAGCTCTGGTACGAGGCGCGCAGTCCAGAAGGGTACACATACTATTGGCACGTCGAAACGAACG AAACCGCATGGGATCCACCCGAGGAAGGTTACATGACGTTCGCCGAGCAAGAAGAGGAAGCGAGAGAGCAAGCCCTTCAAGAGGAGCTACTGGAACAACTGAAGCAGGAAGAAGAGATAGCGAACAAGGAGATCAACGAGGAGAAACGGGCTAACGCGGAGCGTGAACGGTCGAGGCAGCTGAGGAAATCGAGGTCGGAGAGCAACCGACTCGACGAGACGACGGATGCGGTGAAAACGACTGGGGACGGAGAGGAGGAGGCTCAAGAGGAGAAGCAGGAGGAAGAGCAGCGACCTTACAGAAGGGATTACAGCGGATCGTACCAAAAATCGCATCCCTACGGAGCGTGGCAGACGGTCAGGATCGT TGAGACGAAGCCTGTAGATTTGCAGCTGCCACAACTACCTCAGAAGACGACTGCGCCGGTGCCAGCCTTCGACAAGGCGGAACCACCGCCGCTACAGAGGACGTTCAAAGAGAAAACGATCACGCGCGTCGAAACGGGTGATAGTGACGGAGATCTTGAACCGACCTCGTTTAAGAAACGGAAAATCGGCAACAAAAATGTACGAAAGCGATTAAACGATGACTGA
- the LOC144470353 gene encoding protein-L-isoaspartate(D-aspartate) O-methyltransferase, whose product MAWRCSGTTNQEMVTKLKKAGIVTTDKAEAAMLAVDRARYCHEPEPYLDRPRRIGYNVTISAPHMHAYALSVLSDQLFEGAKALDIGSGSGYLTACMAFMVGSRGHVVGVDHIPELIEISTKNVLVDCPHFIRDGRIKFVVGDGRLGHSADGPYNAIHVGAAAETLPQELINQLATGGRLICPVVAAEGFQDFLQVDKNADGTILKKKLLQVFYVPLTDPATQLQTD is encoded by the exons ATGGCATGGCGCTGCAGTGGAACTACCAATCAAGAAATGGTTACTAAATTGAAAA AAGCTGGCATCGTGACAACTGACAAAGCAGAAGCTGCAATGCTGGCTGTGGACAGGGCAAGGTACTGTCATGAGCCTGAACCATATCTTGATCGACCAAGGAGAATAGGATACAATGTAACCATTAGTGCTCCTCACATG CATGCGTACGCGTTATCTGTCCTCTCTGATCAATTGTTCGAAGGAGCCAAAGCCTTGGACATTGGTTCTGGTTCTGGTTACTTGACGGCGTGCATGGCATTTATGGTGGGTTCACGTGGTCATGTAGTCGGCGTCGATCACATCCCCGAATTGATTGAAATATCGACGAAAAATGTACTGGTCGATTGTCCTCACTTCATCAGAGATGgtcgaattaaatttgttg TGGGAGACGGTAGATTGGGACATTCTGCCGACGGCCCCTACAATGCAATTCACGTTGGAGCAGCGGCGGAAACATTGCCGCAAGAG TTGATAAACCAATTAGCTACTGGAGGACGTCTAATTTGTCCAGTAGTTGCCGCAGAAGGATTCCAAGATTTCCTGCAAGTGGATAAAAATGCCGATGGCACGATCttaaagaaaaagttgttGCAAGTTTTTTATGTACCTCTCACAGATCCAGCCACCCAATTACAAACCGATTAA
- the LOC144470349 gene encoding uncharacterized protein LOC144470349 isoform X1, whose protein sequence is MADYWKSQGRKFCDFCKCWIADNKPSIDFHEGGKKHKDNVGKRLKEIHKNSTKQAKQNRKMEDDIKKMESAAMAAYLKDVENNTRDMTADRIIEEKRNRVNVPSRNRATTTPGTASGVKDKTQQFLHEIDPCDPTLSRTSRQYQHQPRVPPKPENKNQGKGKANKGKGKGKKAQEEDRSAKPVRKLWYEARSPEGYTYYWHVETNETAWDPPEEGYMTFAEQEEEAREQALQEELLEQLKQEEEIANKEINEEKRANAERERSRQLRKSRSESNRLDETTDAVKTTGDGEEEAQEEKQEEEQRPYRRDYSGSYQKSHPYGAWQTVRIVETKPVDLQLPQLPQKTTAPVPAFDKAEPPPLQRTFKEKTITRVETGDSDGDLEPTSFKKRKIGNKNVRKRLNDD, encoded by the exons GGCAGATTATTGGAAGTCGCAGGGCAGAAAGTTCTGCGATTTCTGCAAGTGTTGGATCGCGGACAACAAGCCGAGCATCGATTTCCACGAGGGCGGTAAGAAGCACAAAGACAATGTCGGCAAACGGCTCAAAGAAATACACAAGAACAGCACGAAGCAGGCGAAACAAAATAGGAAGATGGAGGACGACATCAAGAAGATGGAGAGC GCAGCTATGGCCGCATATCTGAAGGACGTCGAGAACAACACCAGAGACATGACCGCCGACAGAATCATCGAAGAGAAGAGGAACAGAGTGAAC GTACCGAGTAGAAATCGTGCGACGACGACCCCGGGAACGGCGTCCGGTGTCAAAGACAAAACTCAACAG TTCCTTCACGAGATCGATCCGTGCGACCCGACACTGTCGCGAACCAGTAGGCAGTACCAACATCAGCCCAGAGTTCCGCCGAAACCCGAGAACAAGAATCAAGGGAAGGGCAAGGCTAACAAGGGAAAGGGCAAGGGAAAGAAAGCTCAAGAAGAGGATCGTTCGGCGAAACCGGTGCGCAAGCTCTGGTACGAGGCGCGCAGTCCAGAAGGGTACACATACTATTGGCACGTCGAAACGAACG AAACCGCATGGGATCCACCCGAGGAAGGTTACATGACGTTCGCCGAGCAAGAAGAGGAAGCGAGAGAGCAAGCCCTTCAAGAGGAGCTACTGGAACAACTGAAGCAGGAAGAAGAGATAGCGAACAAGGAGATCAACGAGGAGAAACGGGCTAACGCGGAGCGTGAACGGTCGAGGCAGCTGAGGAAATCGAGGTCGGAGAGCAACCGACTCGACGAGACGACGGATGCGGTGAAAACGACTGGGGACGGAGAGGAGGAGGCTCAAGAGGAGAAGCAGGAGGAAGAGCAGCGACCTTACAGAAGGGATTACAGCGGATCGTACCAAAAATCGCATCCCTACGGAGCGTGGCAGACGGTCAGGATCGT TGAGACGAAGCCTGTAGATTTGCAGCTGCCACAACTACCTCAGAAGACGACTGCGCCGGTGCCAGCCTTCGACAAGGCGGAACCACCGCCGCTACAGAGGACGTTCAAAGAGAAAACGATCACGCGCGTCGAAACGGGTGATAGTGACGGAGATCTTGAACCGACCTCGTTTAAGAAACGGAAAATCGGCAACAAAAATGTACGAAAGCGATTAAACGATGACTGA